A window of Candidatus Palauibacter soopunensis contains these coding sequences:
- a CDS encoding RidA family protein, whose translation MISLSQRSGRASRSVFGALAGLFVLLPLAAGAAAQTPEERLAELGIELPTPDAPTANFVKAVTTGNLVFLAGHGPCGGLDESNTGKVGLDHTVEEGYEIARWVGVCLLASLAREIGDLSRVKRIVRVFGMVNTPPDFTQHSQVINGCSDLMEQVFGPAISKHARAAVGMASLPRDQSVEIEMLVELHDP comes from the coding sequence ATGATCTCGCTCTCACAGCGATCCGGGCGCGCGTCGCGCTCCGTCTTCGGCGCGCTCGCGGGACTCTTCGTCCTCCTGCCCCTGGCCGCCGGAGCCGCCGCCCAGACTCCGGAAGAGCGTCTCGCCGAACTCGGGATCGAACTTCCGACCCCGGATGCGCCGACCGCCAACTTCGTGAAGGCGGTGACGACCGGGAATCTCGTTTTCCTCGCCGGCCACGGCCCCTGCGGCGGCCTGGACGAGAGCAACACCGGGAAGGTCGGCCTCGATCACACGGTCGAGGAGGGCTACGAGATCGCGCGCTGGGTCGGCGTCTGCCTCCTCGCGTCGCTCGCGCGCGAGATCGGCGACCTGTCCCGCGTGAAGCGCATCGTGCGCGTGTTCGGGATGGTGAACACGCCTCCGGACTTCACGCAGCACTCGCAGGTCATCAACGGCTGCTCCGACCTCATGGAACAGGTGTTCGGCCCCGCGATCTCGAAGCACGCCCGCGCGGCCGTGGGCATGGCGTCCCTCCCGCGCGACCAGTCCGTCGAGATCGAGATGCTTGTCGAACTCCACGATCCGTGA
- a CDS encoding serine hydrolase domain-containing protein: MRPVAPAALLPLVAVALLAGCGGAGDPASSSDLARGIDAVFADLDRPGSAGAAVSVIRDGEIIHSRGYGYAQIEHGVPVTPRTVFHVASVSKQFTAMAVTMLAAEGALSLDDRVQAHLGFVPEFEHPVTVRQMIHHTSGIRDQWQLLGISGWRLDDVITTEQILGLMSRQRELNFVPGSEYLYSNMGYTLLAQTAAAVSGMSFPEFTAARIFRPLGMDRTHFHDDHEHIVPDRAYSYRPVPTDDDGRGEGGGVGREPEYTKAVLSYANAGATSLFTTADDLARWLDNFRHETVGGTQVMEMMTTRGILNSGDTIPYAHGLSIGDHRGLRTVGHGGADAGFRTQATWYPEADVGVVVLTNVANGNPGGRARQVAEVVLAEVFPEAAPEEDDDAPSPAADSVPPPASDPATLAEYAGSYYSPELDALYHIEVTDEGLVARHIRHGDIALEPRARDEFATDRWFMREVRFERAPDGSVPALRVGGGRVRNLLFIKLTRPLPG, encoded by the coding sequence ATGCGTCCGGTAGCCCCCGCCGCCCTCCTCCCGCTCGTCGCCGTCGCCCTGCTCGCCGGGTGCGGAGGCGCCGGAGATCCGGCTTCGTCTTCCGACCTCGCGCGCGGGATCGACGCCGTGTTCGCCGATCTGGACCGCCCGGGCTCGGCGGGCGCCGCCGTGTCGGTCATCCGCGACGGCGAGATCATTCACTCGCGCGGCTACGGCTACGCCCAGATCGAGCATGGCGTCCCCGTCACTCCGCGCACGGTCTTCCACGTCGCTTCCGTGTCCAAGCAGTTCACCGCCATGGCAGTGACCATGCTCGCGGCCGAGGGGGCGCTCTCGCTCGACGACCGTGTACAGGCGCACCTCGGGTTCGTCCCGGAGTTCGAGCATCCGGTCACCGTCCGCCAGATGATCCACCACACGAGCGGGATCCGGGACCAGTGGCAGCTTCTCGGGATCTCCGGCTGGCGCCTCGACGACGTGATCACGACAGAACAGATCCTCGGCCTCATGTCGCGCCAGCGGGAACTCAACTTCGTGCCCGGCTCGGAGTACCTCTACTCCAACATGGGCTACACTCTCCTCGCCCAGACGGCGGCAGCGGTCAGCGGCATGTCCTTTCCGGAGTTCACCGCCGCGAGGATCTTCCGGCCGCTCGGCATGGACCGAACCCACTTCCACGATGACCACGAACACATCGTCCCCGACCGCGCCTATTCCTACCGGCCGGTGCCGACGGACGACGATGGGAGGGGGGAGGGAGGCGGGGTGGGGCGGGAACCGGAGTACACCAAGGCGGTTCTCAGCTACGCGAACGCGGGGGCGACGAGCCTCTTTACGACGGCGGACGACCTCGCCCGCTGGCTCGACAACTTCCGGCACGAGACGGTCGGCGGCACGCAGGTGATGGAGATGATGACGACGCGCGGGATCCTGAACAGCGGAGACACGATCCCGTACGCGCATGGCCTCAGCATCGGCGACCACCGCGGCCTGCGCACGGTGGGGCACGGAGGCGCCGACGCGGGGTTCCGGACGCAGGCGACCTGGTATCCCGAGGCGGACGTCGGGGTCGTCGTCCTCACGAACGTCGCCAACGGCAACCCGGGCGGCCGGGCACGACAGGTGGCGGAAGTCGTCCTCGCCGAGGTCTTTCCCGAGGCGGCTCCGGAGGAGGACGACGATGCGCCTTCACCAGCCGCAGATTCCGTCCCGCCTCCGGCATCCGACCCGGCGACGCTGGCCGAGTATGCGGGCAGCTACTACAGCCCGGAACTTGACGCGCTATACCACATCGAGGTGACGGACGAAGGACTCGTCGCGCGCCACATACGCCACGGCGACATCGCCCTCGAGCCGCGAGCCCGCGACGAGTTCGCCACGGACCGCTGGTTCATGCGCGAGGTGCGCTTCGAACGCGCGCCGGACGGCTCCGTCCCGGCGCTGCGCGTGGGCGGCGGCCGGGTCCGGAACCTGCTCTTCATCAAGCTGACCCGCCCCCTTCCCGGGTAG
- a CDS encoding OmpH family outer membrane protein, with the protein MERYARLVFSFATLLLALAPVTLAGQAEVQTAEAPLSIGVIDLDAAAFGSPAGQVLAQQLTDFQQELAAELQVRQEAVRAIELRVAEADSLTVDEQRVLEREYQDALTAFQRYQQDKQEEATALQNDGRERIRAELAPVIEAIQAELGYDLILNATSPIIILFSERVDITPLVIDRLAAEDPGGS; encoded by the coding sequence ATGGAAAGGTACGCACGTCTTGTGTTTTCGTTCGCCACGCTGCTCCTGGCGCTGGCGCCCGTGACGCTGGCGGGACAGGCCGAGGTGCAAACCGCAGAGGCGCCGCTCAGCATCGGCGTCATCGATCTGGACGCGGCCGCGTTCGGGTCTCCGGCGGGACAGGTGCTCGCACAGCAACTCACGGACTTCCAGCAGGAACTCGCCGCCGAGCTGCAGGTGCGCCAGGAAGCGGTGCGCGCGATCGAGCTGCGCGTGGCCGAGGCGGACAGCCTGACCGTCGATGAGCAGCGGGTGCTCGAGCGCGAGTACCAGGACGCCCTCACGGCCTTCCAGCGCTACCAGCAGGACAAGCAAGAGGAAGCGACCGCGCTGCAGAACGACGGACGCGAGCGGATCCGCGCGGAACTCGCGCCGGTGATCGAGGCGATCCAGGCGGAACTGGGGTACGACCTGATCCTGAACGCGACGAGCCCCATCATCATCCTGTTCAGCGAACGCGTCGACATCACGCCGCTCGTCATCGACCGCCTCGCCGCGGAGGACCCCGGCGGTTCATGA
- a CDS encoding D-aminoacylase — protein sequence MSDRTKYTRHRVQTLHLLSALMLGIAGGAGAPEWVAAQAAIGAAEEPATVLFTNATLVDGTGAPGYVGDLLIEGGTIAALGAPGSVAAPPDAERRDLAGLVLAPGFIDIHNHSTTRLFDFPLATTQLAQGITTIVVGADGSSQWPISDYLGRIDELRPTVDVATLVGHGTVRSLVLGDDYRRTATDAEIADMTVRVERGMAEGAFGLSSGLEYDPGFYSSTGELIALARASAGHGGFYMTHMRDEEEGLLEAVDEAIRIGREAGLPVQMSHIKAGNASVWGRAPDVLERIRQANEEGLDVTADQYPYAAWQSGLAIVVRSRMFSNPDSVAEGIAAAGGGNRLQIVAFWSEPELNGLRLDEIARRRGMTDVEAYMWIMENGGSGLIGHTMNEEDVDTFMASEWVMTASDGGVRSAHPRGAGTFPRVLGHYVRERGILTLERAVRRATSMPARRLGLSDRGVLRAGARADLVIFDPERVVDRSTFDNGTRQAEGVESVWLGGVETWSAGEPTGARPGRAIRHTP from the coding sequence ATGTCTGATCGAACGAAATACACCCGCCACCGCGTGCAAACGCTCCACCTCCTGTCGGCGCTGATGTTGGGAATCGCGGGAGGGGCAGGCGCTCCGGAATGGGTCGCCGCGCAGGCGGCCATCGGTGCGGCGGAAGAACCGGCCACCGTCCTGTTCACGAACGCGACGCTCGTCGACGGGACGGGTGCGCCCGGCTATGTCGGCGACCTGCTCATCGAGGGCGGAACCATCGCGGCGCTCGGCGCCCCGGGTTCCGTCGCGGCTCCGCCCGACGCGGAACGGCGCGACCTCGCGGGTCTCGTCCTCGCCCCCGGTTTCATCGACATCCACAACCACTCCACGACGCGCTTGTTCGACTTCCCGCTGGCCACGACACAGCTCGCGCAGGGCATCACCACGATCGTGGTCGGGGCCGACGGTTCCTCGCAGTGGCCGATCTCGGACTACCTCGGTCGCATCGACGAACTCCGGCCCACGGTGGACGTCGCGACGCTGGTGGGCCACGGCACCGTGCGCAGTCTCGTGCTCGGGGACGACTACCGGCGCACCGCGACCGACGCCGAGATCGCGGACATGACGGTGCGCGTCGAGCGCGGGATGGCGGAGGGCGCGTTCGGCCTCTCGAGCGGTCTCGAATACGACCCCGGCTTCTACTCCTCCACCGGCGAGTTGATCGCCCTCGCGCGGGCCTCCGCCGGCCACGGCGGCTTCTACATGACCCACATGCGCGACGAGGAGGAGGGGCTCCTCGAGGCGGTCGACGAGGCCATCCGCATCGGGCGGGAAGCGGGCCTCCCCGTGCAGATGTCGCACATCAAGGCGGGGAACGCCTCGGTCTGGGGACGCGCTCCGGACGTGCTGGAGCGGATCCGGCAGGCCAACGAGGAGGGGCTGGATGTGACGGCGGACCAGTACCCGTACGCGGCCTGGCAATCCGGGCTCGCGATCGTCGTGCGTTCGAGGATGTTCTCGAACCCCGACTCCGTGGCGGAGGGGATCGCCGCGGCGGGCGGCGGGAACCGGCTGCAGATCGTCGCCTTCTGGTCCGAACCCGAACTGAACGGACTGCGGCTCGACGAAATCGCCCGGCGCAGGGGGATGACGGACGTCGAAGCCTATATGTGGATCATGGAGAACGGAGGCTCCGGGCTCATCGGCCACACGATGAACGAGGAGGACGTCGACACGTTCATGGCGTCGGAGTGGGTGATGACGGCGAGCGACGGCGGAGTGCGGAGCGCGCACCCGCGCGGGGCCGGCACGTTCCCGCGCGTGCTGGGGCACTACGTTCGGGAGCGCGGCATCCTGACGCTGGAACGGGCGGTGCGGCGTGCGACCTCGATGCCGGCGCGGCGGCTGGGGCTGAGCGACCGGGGCGTGCTGCGCGCCGGGGCCCGGGCGGACCTCGTGATCTTCGACCCGGAGCGCGTGGTGGACCGGTCGACGTTCGACAACGGGACCCGGCAGGCGGAGGGCGTGGAGAGCGTGTGGCTCGGCGGCGTGGAGACCTGGTCCGCCGGGGAGCCGACCGGCGCCCGCCCCGGCCGCGCCATCCGCCACACGCCCTGA
- the queF gene encoding preQ(1) synthase, producing the protein MTRLPAAGPLPRPRDPEEGRETLRAEAIPAADVQRVRLRALEFTSLCPKTGQPDFGRVTIDYEPRDRCLESKALKFYLWSFRDEGEFCETLAARIADDVVFAIDPRRVRVDVEQNVRGGIEIVATAERGEAAAD; encoded by the coding sequence ATGACGAGGCTCCCCGCCGCGGGTCCGCTGCCGCGGCCCCGGGACCCGGAAGAGGGACGCGAGACGCTGCGCGCGGAGGCGATCCCGGCGGCGGACGTCCAGCGCGTCCGGCTGCGGGCACTGGAGTTCACGTCGCTGTGCCCGAAGACGGGCCAGCCGGACTTCGGGCGGGTGACGATCGACTACGAGCCGCGCGACCGCTGCCTGGAGTCGAAGGCGCTCAAGTTCTACCTGTGGTCCTTCCGGGACGAGGGCGAGTTCTGCGAGACGCTCGCGGCCCGGATCGCCGACGACGTGGTGTTCGCGATCGATCCGCGGCGGGTGCGGGTGGACGTGGAACAGAACGTGCGCGGCGGCATCGAAATCGTCGCGACGGCGGAGCGCGGGGAGGCTGCCGCCGACTGA